CCTCGGCGGCGAGGGAACCGCATCCTGGGCCGCCGCCGAAGCGCCCGGCGTGTCGGTCCGCATCCCGGGGTCGGACCCCATGCTCGGCGCCGTCGCGGAACTCCTCGCCGCGCGTAAGCCGGACCAGGTCAGGGGAGCCGCGGCGGCCCGTTCGCTCGCCGCCGACCCGCTCCGGTTCGCCGCCGGTCTGGTCGCACTCGGTGAGGCGCATGCGACGGTGGGGGGGGCGGCGCACAGCACGGCGGAAGTGCTCCGCGCGGCGTTCTGGGCCGTGGGGCCGGCGCCGGGCATCGTGACCGTGTCGAGCAGCTTCTACATGGTGACGGGAGCCTACGGCGTGCTCACGTTCGCCGACTGCGGCGTGGTCCAGTACCCCACACCGGAGCAGTTGAAGGACATAGCGCTCGCCGCCGCCCTGGACCGCCGGCGCATCGTCGGCGACCAGCCGCGGGTGGCGTTCCTCTCGCACGGCACGCGCGGAAGCGCCGAAGGCGAGAGCATCAAGAGGGTCCGGGAGGCCCTGGACCGCTTCCGGGAGGCAGCGCCGGACGTGCCGGCTGACGGCGAGCTCCAGGCCGACGCCGCGCTGGTTCCGGAAGTCGCCGGACGGAAGGCTTCAGGCAGCCCCTTAGCCGGCCGGGCCAATGTCCTTATCTTTCCTGACCTTGACAGCGGCAATATCGCGTACAAACTCGTACAGCGGATAGCGGGCGCGACAGCACTGGGGCCGATCGTTCAGGGACTCGCACGGCCC
Above is a window of Gemmatimonadales bacterium DNA encoding:
- a CDS encoding phosphate acyltransferase; translation: MSHEFTQGLLLRAAEHARRLVLSEGDDPRVREAARRLALESIAQVTLLGGEGTASWAAAEAPGVSVRIPGSDPMLGAVAELLAARKPDQVRGAAAARSLAADPLRFAAGLVALGEAHATVGGAAHSTAEVLRAAFWAVGPAPGIVTVSSSFYMVTGAYGVLTFADCGVVQYPTPEQLKDIALAAALDRRRIVGDQPRVAFLSHGTRGSAEGESIKRVREALDRFREAAPDVPADGELQADAALVPEVAGRKASGSPLAGRANVLIFPDLDSGNIAYKLVQRIAGATALGPIVQGLARPCCDLSRGASAEDIVLVSAIAALQSITP